Part of the Nostoc sp. ATCC 53789 genome, ACGGTATGCCCGTTATCGGTTTCCTTAAAACCGTTGCTGGAATTTGAGCGAGGTTGGCTGGGTGTATGCATTACCATGATCTTTCTTGCTATGAAGGTTGTCGGAGTTAATAAGTAGAATGCAGAGTAAACTTCTTGCAGAAGTCGGGAAAAGGGTAAGGGGGGAAAGGGTAAAGGGATAAGAAAAAACCCTTGCCCTTTTACCTTTACCCTTTCCCCCAAGAGTGCAAAACTATTTTTGCAAGAGGTCTAGTAGTTCGCCAAGTGAACTTGGCGGGGTAAAGGGTAAGGGAGAAGGGGGAAAGGTTTTAAATCCCTTACCCTTTCCCCTTTCCCCTTTCCCCAGACCTCACAAGCGCATTTTTGGGTTGGCAGACTACTAGTGTCAAAGAGGCTGAAGGGCTTGAATCACAACCTGGGTGTCAAGTAACATCAAAGGGCTACCTTGAGAATCCACAAAGTAACCCTGTAAGAATGAGCCTAGTCGGCCAGGTAACATCGATGTCGAAATCTCTAACCGCTCTTGGGGATCGTGAACTTCAATGGTATTGACTTGCTCTACCAACAGCCCGACAGTTTGATTCTGGACTTGAACAAGCATCGCCATGCCAGAGTTACGCACACTTTCCCGCCGACACCAATGTGTTGCTCCCAACAAAGCTGCTAAATCAAGAATCCAGATCGCTTCTCCCCGCCAATTCATTATGCCTAACAAGAATTCTGCTACTTGCGGTACTGGCAAAATCTCGGTCAGCGCAACCTGAATTACTCCCCGCAAATCAGCTAATGGGAGTAACCCATTTACCTTTCCATTCAACGGAAATCTTAAAAACCTCTGGTTGTTTCCTTGGGAAGAGTTTTCAAGTCGAAATTGGCTATTAATGGGTAGCGAAGAAAAGCGATCGTTGGCCTGTACCATTGCCCTAGTTTCCTTTAGCGAATAAATTTATTAACAGTCTGGAGCAAGGTATTTTCATCTACAGGTTTGACTAAATAGCCATCAGCGCCACTCATATTGCCCCAAGTTCTATCAACATCTGTGTTTTTAGTTGAGCAAATCACTACCGGGATTCCTTTTGTTGTCGGATCGGCTTTCAACTTTCGGCAGAACTCAAATCCACTTTGGCCTGGCAAAATCAAATCCAGTAAGATCAAGTCAGGTTTTTGTTGTTTCAACCGCAGTTGAGCCTCTTCACCACTACGAACTTCATAAACTGAATATCCTCCTTGCTCTAGGTAACGTGTCATCTTTTCGGATTCTGTGAGGCTATCTTCAACTAAAAGAACTTTTTTCATTTTTTTCCTAACTATTTAATTCAGAATTTGAAAAATAATGGCGACAAATAAATTAACACCAAGCTAGATTTAGAAAGCAATTTCCCATCCACAATCGGTTTTGAAAATGGATGTAGGAGAGCCACTGGTATGACTGTCGCTTCAACCTAAACGGTTAAATACTTGTGAAGCATATTGAGTACTTTCTCTTGTTCTACAGGTTTACCTAAAAAGTCAGTTGCTCCTACTAATTTTGCTCGCATCCGATCTACTATTCCATCTTTCCCAGTTAAGATGACAACCGGCACATTTTTGAGACTTGGAGTTTTACGGATTTGAGAACAAATTTCATAGCCATTTACTTTTGGCATCAAAAGATCCAAAAAAATGAAGTCTGGCTTGGTTTTAATTAGGTTTAAAACTGCCGTCAAGGAATCTTGAATGCCAACAAAGCGATAACCTTGATGGATAAGAATTTCCTCCAAACTGCGACAGATCATCGGACTATCATCCACACATGCTACTAAAGGTCTTGAGAGATCAATAATTGCTTTGCTAGCCGCCGGGGGGGCAACTTGTAAAATAGTCTTCTCTTCTTTCTTCAATGAAGAATTAGAATTATTAACTGCACTGGACGAATTGACAATTTCTTTGCTAGTCGCTAGGGGAGCAACTTTGTTGAAATTGGGTGCAACTTGTATAACAGTATCCTCTTCTGTCTTTAGTGAAGAATTGGAATTATTAACTGCACCAGACGGGTTGCCAGTTTCTTTACTAATCACAACCTGCCTGAGCTTTGGGGTAGGTGAAAAAGCGATCGCACCTGTTTTTACCAATGTCATCAATAACCGAGTCAAAGCTAA contains:
- a CDS encoding chemotaxis protein CheW: MVQANDRFSSLPINSQFRLENSSQGNNQRFLRFPLNGKVNGLLPLADLRGVIQVALTEILPVPQVAEFLLGIMNWRGEAIWILDLAALLGATHWCRRESVRNSGMAMLVQVQNQTVGLLVEQVNTIEVHDPQERLEISTSMLPGRLGSFLQGYFVDSQGSPLMLLDTQVVIQALQPL
- a CDS encoding response regulator, with translation MKKVLLVEDSLTESEKMTRYLEQGGYSVYEVRSGEEAQLRLKQQKPDLILLDLILPGQSGFEFCRKLKADPTTKGIPVVICSTKNTDVDRTWGNMSGADGYLVKPVDENTLLQTVNKFIR
- a CDS encoding response regulator, with product MNQLIEQLQTKLFTGRLNLEARDGPTWTLYFRLGRLIWQAGGSNADERWRRHLLRYCSNLDVTQLEQLVSPQENYREYSILAKLREQKLIEQQQLVSLIASSIAEVLFDIMQYIEAKKNGNNPTGQLSHTTVVGEVPGVLLAVIPTEEVLKRATQAWQEWRDAGLATYSPNLFPIIQKIELLQGQASSKQIIALVDGTKTLRGLGQKSGRDVLALTRLLMTLVKTGAIAFSPTPKLRQVVISKETGNPSGAVNNSNSSLKTEEDTVIQVAPNFNKVAPLATSKEIVNSSSAVNNSNSSLKKEEKTILQVAPPAASKAIIDLSRPLVACVDDSPMICRSLEEILIHQGYRFVGIQDSLTAVLNLIKTKPDFIFLDLLMPKVNGYEICSQIRKTPSLKNVPVVILTGKDGIVDRMRAKLVGATDFLGKPVEQEKVLNMLHKYLTV